In Verrucomicrobiia bacterium, one genomic interval encodes:
- the alr gene encoding alanine racemase, giving the protein MSDATDAIVQQAPATSIAFAPQDPQTATTPLPAQSLAPSPAARPAWIEIDLSQLRRNFQAINRHKAAEVRVLGVVKDEAYGHGALPVARIAMECGVDFFGLSTLDEAIMLRQHGIQARLLLLGDRHEAEHPDCIRHSLTCCLSEPRAVEHLGRLAANAGRRVPVHMKINTGMNRYGVCWEQAASLAALICSMPALRLEGVLSHFAQSDETDKSFAKLQLARFNLVLEEMAQRGIPVELRHLSNSGGFLDLPQAHFDMVRVGILPLGVYPSSVCRRLPGIEPAMTVKARIAAIQELQPGDTVGYGMRYAATSPRRIAVLPLGYGDGFPRVRNQGCALVHGQRVPIVGGVAMDALTVDITEAPEAQLWDEAVLMGRQGQEEISVHELAKLKNSVSYDVLAGWRARLPRIFLNQTPPA; this is encoded by the coding sequence ATGAGCGATGCAACAGACGCCATTGTTCAACAGGCCCCCGCAACCAGTATTGCCTTTGCCCCCCAGGACCCCCAAACAGCGACCACTCCGCTCCCGGCGCAATCGCTCGCACCATCCCCCGCCGCACGCCCCGCCTGGATTGAAATTGACCTCAGCCAGCTTCGGCGGAATTTCCAGGCGATTAACCGGCACAAAGCGGCTGAGGTCCGCGTGCTCGGAGTGGTAAAGGACGAGGCCTATGGCCACGGCGCCTTGCCGGTGGCAAGAATAGCAATGGAATGCGGAGTGGACTTCTTCGGGCTGAGCACGCTCGATGAAGCCATCATGCTGCGCCAGCACGGCATCCAAGCCCGGCTCCTCCTGCTGGGCGACCGCCATGAAGCCGAGCACCCCGATTGCATCCGGCATTCTTTGACCTGCTGCCTCAGTGAGCCCCGGGCAGTTGAGCACCTTGGCCGCCTGGCTGCCAACGCAGGCCGCCGGGTGCCCGTTCACATGAAGATCAACACAGGCATGAATCGCTACGGCGTGTGTTGGGAGCAAGCCGCGTCGCTCGCGGCGCTCATTTGCTCGATGCCTGCCCTGCGGTTGGAGGGTGTCTTGAGCCACTTTGCGCAGTCCGATGAGACCGACAAATCGTTCGCCAAACTGCAATTGGCCCGCTTCAATCTGGTCCTCGAAGAAATGGCGCAACGCGGCATCCCGGTCGAGCTGCGGCACCTGAGCAATAGCGGCGGGTTCCTTGATCTGCCGCAAGCGCACTTTGATATGGTGCGCGTGGGCATTCTACCGCTGGGTGTGTATCCATCAAGCGTTTGCCGCCGCCTTCCGGGTATCGAACCGGCGATGACCGTCAAGGCGCGCATCGCTGCCATTCAGGAATTGCAACCCGGTGATACCGTCGGCTATGGCATGCGCTATGCCGCCACCTCGCCGCGCCGGATTGCCGTCCTGCCCCTCGGTTATGGGGACGGTTTCCCACGCGTCCGCAATCAGGGTTGCGCGCTGGTCCATGGCCAAAGAGTGCCCATTGTCGGCGGTGTGGCCATGGACGCCCTCACGGTAGATATTACCGAGGCGCCCGAGGCTCAGTTGTGGGACGAAGCCGTGTTGATGGGCCGCCAGGGACAGGAAGAGATTTCGGTTCATGAACTGGCGAAATTGAAGAACTCGGTTTCTTATGATGTTCTGGCCGGCTGGCGAGCGCGGTTGCCTCGGATTTTCTTAAACCAAACTCCCCCCGCATGA